A genomic window from Haliaeetus albicilla chromosome 10, bHalAlb1.1, whole genome shotgun sequence includes:
- the MN1 gene encoding transcriptional activator MN1 isoform X1: MFGLEQFEPQSSSRSGGQAERGFGQPGLSMSAHFKAPAFPGGGPAAAAVDPALGALGEPPLLGMNMSLAGDAYGFPGRGPAELHGGGMQPPVHGFFGGQQPHGGHGGAHHPHQHPPHFGGNFGPDPGASCVHGGRLLGYSGALGGQTAFADGYEHMAESQGGEGFGQQRPGNLPDFQHHSAGASSHAVPAPCLPLDQSPNRAASFHGLPAAGSSEPHGLEPRRLPAQGGVDSLEYNYPGDGPAGHFELPVFSPSEPEGQLPHYGGGRQVPAGSGFAGAPALARAPGMAVAKAHPPQQHGVFFERFGGARKMSASLEPGASARHPLMQQQQPPPPQPPQQPPGLLARQNSCPPAIPRQQQTEANAPNPNLQDNGPIMQNQHAQFEYPIHRLENRNMHPYTDPVFNMQHPPPQQPPNQRLQHFDAPYVSVAKRPRFDFPGNPGVERCASWGSGMHGPTMESHLSPTAYPGLPGEFTPPAPEAFGGPLPHSGPEHPALAQRQNAALVMKQMASRSQQRLRPPSLQQLGHHGEVGPPGGLPPPAFEREAGGSGRGFDPPAPHLAPDSAWFAGPPPPGELLPRRMAAPGLPAEAAPHELGLQPGGAAVLFRPGTSGLGLQEPLRMAGEGPAQALPSPGVHPPFAPAMGGLSQLQSPGGGVALPSAPAERRGPTDFAAQPGFPFAAAARQPVAHGAAPALSASPGAYPPPPPEFPPPPPPRPAASKLGALSLGSFSKPASKDNVFGQSCLAALSTACQNMIASLGAPNLNVTFNKKSPAEAKRKLSQAEPDPPPPAAPDYFPAGPPAGGGGAGKTAGAAPLLPAESSLSPGYTLEPAAGGEGKAGGGRGRGRRKRDSGHVSPGTFFEKFSATEGGGAGVSPGQPAVPVAAGGPPGAVGAERGGGTPHDKPLTSPSWGKGGELLLGEQPDLMSSLDSGIQSVTKSDGSSPHVDFPDEVSTSYGNEDEVSSSSDNAASKPTRSPLLGGSPKLPRAEHALLNGQKPLALGLLNTSTSTPDSYGLSTTAGTHPGTPSMEQVRTPTSTSAQDEIHPLEILQAQIQLQRQQFSISEDQPLGLKSKKGECTGQNGDSDLGSCCSEGVKGAMSTIDLDSLMAEHNSTWYLPGEKALMEGQEEDKPMAPWEKPKPPNPSKEGGDLFQSHVDACSDSALMQHHASLVADCLLDSKDHLPLHGWAASHSELLHWAGSLAAALTCT; this comes from the coding sequence ATGTTCGGGCTGGAGCAGTTCGAGCCGCAGAGCAGCAGCCGGAGCGGCGGGCAGGCGGAGCGGGGCTTCGGCCAGCCCGGACTGAGCATGAGCGCGCACTTCAAGGCGCCGGCCTtccccggcggcggcccggcggcggcggcggtggacCCGGCCCTGGGCGCGCTGGGCGAGCCGCCCCTCCTGGGCATGAACATGAGCCTGGCCGGGGACGCCTACGGCTTCCcgggccgcggccccgccgagCTGCACGGCGGCGGCATGCAGCCGCCGGTGCACGGCTTCTTCGGCGGGCAGCAGCCGCACGGCGGCCACGGCGGCGCCCACcacccccaccagcaccccccgCACTTCGGCGGCAACTTCGGGCCCGACCCCGGCGCCTCCTGCGTGCACGGCGGCCGGCTCCTGGGCTACAGCGGCGCGCTGGGCGGGCAGACGGCGTTCGCCGACGGCTACGAGCACATGGCCGAGAGCCAGGGTGGCGAGGGCTTCGGGCAGCAGCGCCCCGGGAACCTGCCCGACTTCCAGCACCACAGCGCCGGGGCCTCCAGCCACGCCGTGCCGGCGCCTTGCCTGCCCCTCGACCAGTCCCCCAACCGCGCCGCCTCCTTCCACGGGCTGCCGGCGGCCGGCTCCTCCGAGCCCCACGGCCTGGAGCCGCGGCGGCTCCCCGCGCAGGGCGGCGTGGACTCGCTGGAATACAATTACCCCGGCGACGGCCCTGCCGGCCACTTCGAGCTGCCCGTCTTCTCCCCGTCGGAGCCCGAGGGGCAGCTGCCGCACTACGGCGGTGGGCGGCAGGTGCCGGCGGGCAGCGGCTTCGCGGGGGCGCCGGCCCTGGCCCGGGCGCCGGGCATGGCCGTGGCCAAGGCGCACCCGCCGCAGCAGCACGGTGTCTTCTTCGAGCGCTTCGGGGGGGCGCGGAAGATGTCCGCCAGCCTGGAGCCGGGGGCCAGCGCCAGGCACCCGctgatgcagcagcagcagccgccgccgccgcaaCCGCCGCAGCAGCCGCCGGGCTTGCTGGCCAGACAGAACTCCTGCCCGCCAGCCATCCCTAGGCAACAGCAAACAGAAGCCAACGCTCCCAACCCCAACCTGCAGGACAATGGGCCCATAATGCAGAACCAGCATGCACAGTTTGAATACCCTATTCACAGACTGGAGAACAGGAATATGCATCCCTACACCGACCCCGTGTTTAATATGCAGCACCCTCCTCCGCAACAGCCACCAAATCAAAGACTGCAGCACTTCGATGCCCCCTACGTGAGCGTCGCCAAGAGGCCACGGTTCGACTTCCCTGGCAACCCTGGCGTCGAGCGCTGCGCCTCCTGGGGCAGCGGCATGCATGGCCCCACCATGGAGAGCCACCTCTCCCCGACGGCCTACCCCGGCCTGCCGGGTGAATTCACCCCACCGGCGCCCGAGGCCTTCGGGGGGCCGCTGCCGCACAGCGGCCCCGAGCACCCGGCGCTGGCGCAGCGCCAGAACGCGGCCCTGGTGATGAAGCAGATGGCCTCGCGCAGCCAGCAGCGCCTGCGGCCgcccagcctgcagcagctggggcacCACGGTGAGGTGGGCCCGCCTGGCGGCCTGCCCCCACCCGCCTTCGAGCGGGAGGCCGGTGGCAGCGGCCGCGGCTTCGACCCGCCGGCACCGCACCTGGCCCCCGACAGCGCCTGGTTCgcgggcccgccgccgcctggggagctgctgccgcGGCGCATGGCggcgccggggctgccggccGAGGCGGCCCCCCACGAGCTGGGCCTGCAGCCGGGCGGTGCCGCCGTGCTCTTCCGGCCGGGCACCAgcgggctggggctgcaggagccaCTGCGGATGGCGGGCGAGGGGCCGGCGCAGGCCCTGCCCTCGCCTGGCGTCCACCCTCCCTTCGCGCCCGCCATGGGCGGCCTCTCGCAGCTGCAGTCGCCGGGCGGCGGCGTGGCGCTGCCCAGTGCCCCCGCCGAGCGCCGTGGCCCCACTGACTTCGCTGCCCAGCCAGGCTTCCCCTTTGCGGCAGCAGCGCGGCAGCCGGTGGCCCACGGGGCCGCGCCCGCCCTCAGCGCCTCACCAGGTGCCtacccgccgcccccgcccgagttccccccaccaccaccgccGCGGCCTGCCGCCAGCAAGCTGGGCGCCCTCTCGCTGGGCTCCTTCAGCAAGCCGGCCAGCAAGGACAACGTCttcgggcagagctgcctggccGCCCTCTCCACTGCCTGCCAGAACATGATCGCCAGCCTGGGTGCTCCCAACCTCAACGTCACCTTCAACAAGAAGAGCCCGGCCGAGGCCAAGCGCAAGCTCAGCCAGGCTGAGCCCGACCCGCCGCCGCCTGCTGCCCCAGACTACTTcccggcggggccgccggcAGGCGGGGGCGGCGCGGGCAAGACGGCGGGCGCTGCCCCACTGCTGCCCGCCGAGAGCAGCCTCTCACCTGGCTACACCCTGGAACCGGCGGCCGGCGGAGAGGGGAAGGCGGGCggtgggcgggggcggggccgccggaAACGGGACAGTGGGCACGTCAGCCCCGGCACCTTCTTCGAGAAGTTCTCGGCCACGGAAGGCGGCGGGGCAGGCGTCAGCCCGGGGCAGCCAGCGGTGCCGGTGGCGGCGGGGGGCCCGCCGGGGGCCGTGGGCGCAGAGCGTGGCGGGGGCACCCCCCACGACAAGCCCCTGACCTCGCCCTCCTGGGGCAAGGGCGgcgagctgctgctgggggagcagcCCGACCTGATGTCTTCCCTGGACAGCGGCATCCAGAGCGTGACCAAGTCGGATGGTAGCTCCCCGCACGTGGACTTTCCTGACGAGGTCAGCACCAGCTACGGCAACGAGGACGAGGTGTCCTCCAGCTCCGACAACGCCGCCTCCAAGCCCACCCGCAGCCCGCTGCTGGGCGGCTCGCCCAAGCTGCCCCGCGCGGAGCACGCACTTCTCAACGGACAGAAGCCCCTGGCCCTCGGCCTCCTCAATACGTCTACCTCGACCCCCGACAGCTACGGGCTCAGCACCACGGCGGGCACCCACCCAGGCACGCCGAGCATGGAGCAGGTGCGGACCCCCACGAGCACCTCGGCCCAGGATGAGATCCACCCCCTGGAGATCCTGCAAGCGCAGATCCAGCTCCAGCGGCAGCAGTTCAGCATCTCGGAAGACCAGCCCTTGGGGCTGAAGAGCAAGAAGGGGGAGTGCACGGGGCAGAACGGGGACAGCGAcctgggcagctgctgctcGGAGGGCGTCAAGGGCGCCATGAGCACCATCGACCTGGACTCCCTGATGGCGGAGCACAACTCCACCTGGTACCTGCCCGGCGAGAAGGCCCTGatggaggggcaggaggaggacaaGCCCATGGCGCCCTGGGAGAAGCCCAAGCCCCCGAACCCAAGCAAAGAAG
- the MN1 gene encoding transcriptional activator MN1 isoform X2: protein MFGLEQFEPQSSSRSGGQAERGFGQPGLSMSAHFKAPAFPGGGPAAAAVDPALGALGEPPLLGMNMSLAGDAYGFPGRGPAELHGGGMQPPVHGFFGGQQPHGGHGGAHHPHQHPPHFGGNFGPDPGASCVHGGRLLGYSGALGGQTAFADGYEHMAESQGGEGFGQQRPGNLPDFQHHSAGASSHAVPAPCLPLDQSPNRAASFHGLPAAGSSEPHGLEPRRLPAQGGVDSLEYNYPGDGPAGHFELPVFSPSEPEGQLPHYGGGRQVPAGSGFAGAPALARAPGMAVAKAHPPQQHGVFFERFGGARKMSASLEPGASARHPLMQQQQPPPPQPPQQPPGLLARQNSCPPAIPRQQQTEANAPNPNLQDNGPIMQNQHAQFEYPIHRLENRNMHPYTDPVFNMQHPPPQQPPNQRLQHFDAPYVSVAKRPRFDFPGNPGVERCASWGSGMHGPTMESHLSPTAYPGLPGEFTPPAPEAFGGPLPHSGPEHPALAQRQNAALVMKQMASRSQQRLRPPSLQQLGHHGEVGPPGGLPPPAFEREAGGSGRGFDPPAPHLAPDSAWFAGPPPPGELLPRRMAAPGLPAEAAPHELGLQPGGAAVLFRPGTSGLGLQEPLRMAGEGPAQALPSPGVHPPFAPAMGGLSQLQSPGGGVALPSAPAERRGPTDFAAQPGFPFAAAARQPVAHGAAPALSASPGAYPPPPPEFPPPPPPRPAASKLGALSLGSFSKPASKDNVFGQSCLAALSTACQNMIASLGAPNLNVTFNKKSPAEAKRKLSQAEPDPPPPAAPDYFPAGPPAGGGGAGKTAGAAPLLPAESSLSPGYTLEPAAGGEGKAGGGRGRGRRKRDSGHVSPGTFFEKFSATEGGGAGVSPGQPAVPVAAGGPPGAVGAERGGGTPHDKPLTSPSWGKGGELLLGEQPDLMSSLDSGIQSVTKSDGSSPHVDFPDEVSTSYGNEDEVSSSSDNAASKPTRSPLLGGSPKLPRAEHALLNGQKPLALGLLNTSTSTPDSYGLSTTAGTHPGTPSMEQVRTPTSTSAQDEIHPLEILQAQIQLQRQQFSISEDQPLGLKSKKGECTGQNGDSDLGSCCSEGVKGAMSTIDLDSLMAEHNSTWYLPGEKALMEGQEEDKPMAPWEKPKPPNPSKEAHDLPPSKTSATAQTGSHLQCLSVHCTDDVGEAKGRTAVPTWRSLHSDISNRFGTFVAALT, encoded by the coding sequence ATGTTCGGGCTGGAGCAGTTCGAGCCGCAGAGCAGCAGCCGGAGCGGCGGGCAGGCGGAGCGGGGCTTCGGCCAGCCCGGACTGAGCATGAGCGCGCACTTCAAGGCGCCGGCCTtccccggcggcggcccggcggcggcggcggtggacCCGGCCCTGGGCGCGCTGGGCGAGCCGCCCCTCCTGGGCATGAACATGAGCCTGGCCGGGGACGCCTACGGCTTCCcgggccgcggccccgccgagCTGCACGGCGGCGGCATGCAGCCGCCGGTGCACGGCTTCTTCGGCGGGCAGCAGCCGCACGGCGGCCACGGCGGCGCCCACcacccccaccagcaccccccgCACTTCGGCGGCAACTTCGGGCCCGACCCCGGCGCCTCCTGCGTGCACGGCGGCCGGCTCCTGGGCTACAGCGGCGCGCTGGGCGGGCAGACGGCGTTCGCCGACGGCTACGAGCACATGGCCGAGAGCCAGGGTGGCGAGGGCTTCGGGCAGCAGCGCCCCGGGAACCTGCCCGACTTCCAGCACCACAGCGCCGGGGCCTCCAGCCACGCCGTGCCGGCGCCTTGCCTGCCCCTCGACCAGTCCCCCAACCGCGCCGCCTCCTTCCACGGGCTGCCGGCGGCCGGCTCCTCCGAGCCCCACGGCCTGGAGCCGCGGCGGCTCCCCGCGCAGGGCGGCGTGGACTCGCTGGAATACAATTACCCCGGCGACGGCCCTGCCGGCCACTTCGAGCTGCCCGTCTTCTCCCCGTCGGAGCCCGAGGGGCAGCTGCCGCACTACGGCGGTGGGCGGCAGGTGCCGGCGGGCAGCGGCTTCGCGGGGGCGCCGGCCCTGGCCCGGGCGCCGGGCATGGCCGTGGCCAAGGCGCACCCGCCGCAGCAGCACGGTGTCTTCTTCGAGCGCTTCGGGGGGGCGCGGAAGATGTCCGCCAGCCTGGAGCCGGGGGCCAGCGCCAGGCACCCGctgatgcagcagcagcagccgccgccgccgcaaCCGCCGCAGCAGCCGCCGGGCTTGCTGGCCAGACAGAACTCCTGCCCGCCAGCCATCCCTAGGCAACAGCAAACAGAAGCCAACGCTCCCAACCCCAACCTGCAGGACAATGGGCCCATAATGCAGAACCAGCATGCACAGTTTGAATACCCTATTCACAGACTGGAGAACAGGAATATGCATCCCTACACCGACCCCGTGTTTAATATGCAGCACCCTCCTCCGCAACAGCCACCAAATCAAAGACTGCAGCACTTCGATGCCCCCTACGTGAGCGTCGCCAAGAGGCCACGGTTCGACTTCCCTGGCAACCCTGGCGTCGAGCGCTGCGCCTCCTGGGGCAGCGGCATGCATGGCCCCACCATGGAGAGCCACCTCTCCCCGACGGCCTACCCCGGCCTGCCGGGTGAATTCACCCCACCGGCGCCCGAGGCCTTCGGGGGGCCGCTGCCGCACAGCGGCCCCGAGCACCCGGCGCTGGCGCAGCGCCAGAACGCGGCCCTGGTGATGAAGCAGATGGCCTCGCGCAGCCAGCAGCGCCTGCGGCCgcccagcctgcagcagctggggcacCACGGTGAGGTGGGCCCGCCTGGCGGCCTGCCCCCACCCGCCTTCGAGCGGGAGGCCGGTGGCAGCGGCCGCGGCTTCGACCCGCCGGCACCGCACCTGGCCCCCGACAGCGCCTGGTTCgcgggcccgccgccgcctggggagctgctgccgcGGCGCATGGCggcgccggggctgccggccGAGGCGGCCCCCCACGAGCTGGGCCTGCAGCCGGGCGGTGCCGCCGTGCTCTTCCGGCCGGGCACCAgcgggctggggctgcaggagccaCTGCGGATGGCGGGCGAGGGGCCGGCGCAGGCCCTGCCCTCGCCTGGCGTCCACCCTCCCTTCGCGCCCGCCATGGGCGGCCTCTCGCAGCTGCAGTCGCCGGGCGGCGGCGTGGCGCTGCCCAGTGCCCCCGCCGAGCGCCGTGGCCCCACTGACTTCGCTGCCCAGCCAGGCTTCCCCTTTGCGGCAGCAGCGCGGCAGCCGGTGGCCCACGGGGCCGCGCCCGCCCTCAGCGCCTCACCAGGTGCCtacccgccgcccccgcccgagttccccccaccaccaccgccGCGGCCTGCCGCCAGCAAGCTGGGCGCCCTCTCGCTGGGCTCCTTCAGCAAGCCGGCCAGCAAGGACAACGTCttcgggcagagctgcctggccGCCCTCTCCACTGCCTGCCAGAACATGATCGCCAGCCTGGGTGCTCCCAACCTCAACGTCACCTTCAACAAGAAGAGCCCGGCCGAGGCCAAGCGCAAGCTCAGCCAGGCTGAGCCCGACCCGCCGCCGCCTGCTGCCCCAGACTACTTcccggcggggccgccggcAGGCGGGGGCGGCGCGGGCAAGACGGCGGGCGCTGCCCCACTGCTGCCCGCCGAGAGCAGCCTCTCACCTGGCTACACCCTGGAACCGGCGGCCGGCGGAGAGGGGAAGGCGGGCggtgggcgggggcggggccgccggaAACGGGACAGTGGGCACGTCAGCCCCGGCACCTTCTTCGAGAAGTTCTCGGCCACGGAAGGCGGCGGGGCAGGCGTCAGCCCGGGGCAGCCAGCGGTGCCGGTGGCGGCGGGGGGCCCGCCGGGGGCCGTGGGCGCAGAGCGTGGCGGGGGCACCCCCCACGACAAGCCCCTGACCTCGCCCTCCTGGGGCAAGGGCGgcgagctgctgctgggggagcagcCCGACCTGATGTCTTCCCTGGACAGCGGCATCCAGAGCGTGACCAAGTCGGATGGTAGCTCCCCGCACGTGGACTTTCCTGACGAGGTCAGCACCAGCTACGGCAACGAGGACGAGGTGTCCTCCAGCTCCGACAACGCCGCCTCCAAGCCCACCCGCAGCCCGCTGCTGGGCGGCTCGCCCAAGCTGCCCCGCGCGGAGCACGCACTTCTCAACGGACAGAAGCCCCTGGCCCTCGGCCTCCTCAATACGTCTACCTCGACCCCCGACAGCTACGGGCTCAGCACCACGGCGGGCACCCACCCAGGCACGCCGAGCATGGAGCAGGTGCGGACCCCCACGAGCACCTCGGCCCAGGATGAGATCCACCCCCTGGAGATCCTGCAAGCGCAGATCCAGCTCCAGCGGCAGCAGTTCAGCATCTCGGAAGACCAGCCCTTGGGGCTGAAGAGCAAGAAGGGGGAGTGCACGGGGCAGAACGGGGACAGCGAcctgggcagctgctgctcGGAGGGCGTCAAGGGCGCCATGAGCACCATCGACCTGGACTCCCTGATGGCGGAGCACAACTCCACCTGGTACCTGCCCGGCGAGAAGGCCCTGatggaggggcaggaggaggacaaGCCCATGGCGCCCTGGGAGAAGCCCAAGCCCCCGAACCCAAGCAAAGAAG